One genomic segment of Vulcanisaeta thermophila includes these proteins:
- the pdxT gene encoding pyridoxal 5'-phosphate synthase glutaminase subunit PdxT, which yields MRIGVLAVQGDVEEHEYAVRRAMERLGINGDVVRVKRVEDLTGLSGIIIPGGESTSIWRLTSRGNLMDKLRDEITNGLPVMGTCAGAIFMAREVRDRVVGETGQGVLNVMDISVVRNFYGRQRESFETTLNIEGIGTVRAVFIRAPAIVKYWGSAKPLVAYGDNYPVVIENNMLALTFHPELTTTLIHEWFIMNLVKR from the coding sequence ATGAGGATTGGAGTGCTGGCGGTCCAGGGCGACGTGGAGGAGCATGAGTACGCCGTTAGGAGGGCCATGGAGAGGCTGGGCATTAATGGTGACGTGGTTAGGGTTAAGAGGGTTGAGGATTTAACAGGGCTCTCGGGCATCATAATACCCGGCGGCGAGTCCACAAGCATTTGGAGGCTAACGTCAAGGGGTAACCTAATGGATAAATTACGTGATGAGATAACCAACGGACTGCCCGTAATGGGGACGTGCGCGGGCGCCATTTTCATGGCCAGGGAGGTTAGGGATAGGGTTGTGGGTGAGACAGGGCAGGGTGTCTTAAACGTAATGGACATCTCAGTGGTTAGGAACTTCTACGGTAGGCAGAGGGAATCCTTCGAAACCACACTTAATATTGAGGGTATTGGCACGGTGAGGGCCGTCTTCATAAGGGCACCAGCCATAGTTAAGTACTGGGGCTCGGCAAAGCCCCTGGTGGCCTACGGCGACAACTACCCAGTGGTTATCGAGAACAACATGCTTGCCCTGACCTTCCACCCAGAGTTAACGACCACATTAATCCACGAGTGGTTCATAATG
- the sufB gene encoding Fe-S cluster assembly protein SufB, whose translation MENIASESLRDVVAKSSVEELLGPAEQVPWEAVIKGRITRDMVEELSKIKGEPDWMRRLRLRALEMFEKLPEPRWLPIKEEIDLESLVLYAKPSVERAKSWDEVPKEIRKYYEALGLPDLEARVFAGLLGQFDSEVVYLNVKKQLEQKGVIVTTMDEAVKKYPDLVKQYFTRVFPPGEHKFAALHVALWSGGTFIYVPPGVRVEMPIESFFLIGSAGEGQFEHSLIVADEGSYVEWLEGCAAPMYKGFSFHDGMVEGYAARNAHLRINTIQNWSRNIINFNNKRAVAMENATVEWVEGSLGSKVSYTYPSTVLKGEGARTSIIGVTIANGPFWKENGAKAYHDAPRTSSKIVNKSISVNGGTVVYRGLVYVREGAKYAKSSVSCDSLIFDDKSRAYTIPHDQVFEETAVVTHEAYTGRLSEDKLFYLRSRGLDEGSARSLVVLGFIQDVLVRLPTEYAMTLNRVIELEFGKLSKVG comes from the coding sequence ATGGAGAATATAGCGTCAGAGTCTCTGAGGGACGTGGTTGCTAAGAGTTCTGTTGAGGAGTTGCTGGGTCCTGCGGAGCAGGTTCCGTGGGAGGCTGTTATTAAGGGTAGGATTACCCGTGATATGGTTGAGGAGCTTAGTAAAATTAAGGGTGAGCCTGATTGGATGAGGAGGCTCAGGTTGAGGGCCCTCGAGATGTTTGAGAAGTTGCCGGAGCCTAGGTGGTTGCCCATTAAGGAGGAGATTGACCTGGAGTCCCTGGTCCTTTACGCAAAGCCCAGTGTGGAGAGGGCTAAGTCCTGGGATGAGGTTCCGAAGGAGATTAGGAAGTACTACGAGGCCCTGGGGCTCCCTGACCTGGAGGCCAGGGTATTCGCTGGGTTACTGGGTCAGTTTGATTCGGAGGTTGTTTACCTGAATGTGAAGAAGCAGTTGGAGCAGAAGGGGGTAATAGTCACCACCATGGATGAGGCCGTTAAGAAGTACCCAGACCTGGTTAAGCAGTACTTCACCAGGGTATTCCCACCTGGTGAGCATAAATTCGCGGCATTGCACGTGGCCCTTTGGAGCGGGGGCACCTTCATATACGTACCACCTGGCGTTAGGGTTGAAATGCCCATAGAATCCTTCTTCCTAATAGGCAGTGCTGGTGAGGGCCAGTTTGAGCATTCCCTGATAGTGGCTGATGAGGGCTCATACGTGGAGTGGCTCGAGGGGTGCGCCGCGCCCATGTACAAGGGCTTCAGCTTCCACGATGGTATGGTGGAGGGCTACGCTGCCAGGAATGCCCACCTGAGGATTAACACGATACAGAATTGGAGTAGGAACATAATAAACTTCAACAATAAGAGGGCGGTGGCCATGGAGAACGCTACGGTTGAGTGGGTGGAGGGGAGCCTTGGGAGTAAGGTGAGCTATACATACCCAAGCACGGTGCTTAAGGGCGAGGGTGCCAGGACGAGCATAATAGGCGTTACAATAGCCAACGGGCCCTTCTGGAAGGAGAACGGCGCCAAGGCATACCACGACGCACCGCGCACCTCAAGCAAGATAGTTAATAAGAGTATTAGTGTGAATGGTGGGACCGTGGTTTATAGGGGCCTTGTTTACGTCAGGGAGGGCGCCAAGTACGCCAAATCCTCGGTGAGCTGCGATTCGTTGATATTCGATGATAAGTCCAGGGCGTACACAATACCCCACGACCAAGTGTTTGAAGAGACCGCCGTGGTGACTCACGAGGCGTACACGGGGAGGCTCAGTGAGGATAAGCTGTTCTACCTAAGGAGCCGCGGGCTTGATGAGGGTAGTGCCAGGAGTCTCGTGGTCCTCGGCTTCATACAGGACGTCCTGGTTAGGCTCCCCACGGAGTACGCAATGACGTTGAATAGGGTAATAGAGCTTGAGTTTGGGAAGTTGAGTAAGGTGGGGTGA
- the pdxS gene encoding pyridoxal 5'-phosphate synthase lyase subunit PdxS codes for MSISPGLEYLDKLRDFLYGMLEFRDRLREVGVQWPVKLPNALPGTVNVKVGFPAMLRNGVIMDVTNVEQAQIAEEAGAVGVMVLDKLPYDVRKAGGVARMADLKVIEDVMNHITIPVSAKVRIRHYYEAVLLESIGVDLIDESEVLTPVDEQHHINKWMFRVPFVNGCRELCEALRRISEGASMIRSKGEAGTGNVSEAVKHFKVLNRAIQELSSAYREGDEERLRDFARQCQVPMELVTLTARLGRLPVITFAAGGIATPADAALMMWLGADGVFVGSGIFKSQDPRQRAEAIVLATAYWDDPETVVEAQKMVSEKSAMVGIDVRTLKPEELLQTRGV; via the coding sequence ATGTCAATATCCCCCGGTCTTGAGTACCTGGATAAACTCAGGGACTTCCTCTACGGCATGCTTGAGTTTAGGGATAGGCTTAGGGAGGTTGGTGTTCAGTGGCCCGTTAAGTTGCCCAATGCCCTGCCAGGGACTGTCAATGTTAAGGTGGGCTTCCCAGCCATGCTTAGGAATGGCGTGATCATGGACGTAACCAATGTGGAGCAGGCGCAGATTGCCGAGGAGGCGGGCGCCGTTGGGGTTATGGTCCTGGATAAACTACCCTACGATGTTAGGAAGGCCGGTGGCGTGGCTAGGATGGCTGATTTGAAGGTTATTGAGGACGTGATGAACCACATAACAATACCCGTGAGTGCCAAGGTGAGGATTAGGCATTACTACGAGGCTGTGCTCCTGGAATCCATAGGTGTGGACTTGATTGATGAGTCCGAGGTACTAACACCAGTGGATGAGCAGCACCACATCAATAAGTGGATGTTCAGGGTACCATTCGTAAACGGGTGCAGGGAGTTATGCGAGGCCCTTAGGAGGATTTCCGAGGGCGCCAGTATGATTAGGAGTAAGGGTGAGGCTGGCACGGGCAATGTGAGCGAGGCGGTCAAGCACTTCAAGGTTCTGAACAGGGCCATTCAGGAGTTAAGCTCGGCGTATAGAGAGGGTGATGAGGAGAGGCTCAGGGACTTCGCAAGGCAGTGCCAGGTACCCATGGAATTGGTCACATTAACCGCCAGGTTGGGTAGGTTGCCCGTGATAACCTTCGCCGCAGGCGGTATAGCCACACCCGCGGATGCGGCATTGATGATGTGGCTCGGCGCTGACGGGGTCTTCGTTGGGTCTGGAATATTCAAGAGCCAGGACCCGAGGCAGAGGGCCGAAGCCATTGTGCTAGCCACGGCGTACTGGGATGACCCTGAGACCGTGGTTGAGGCTCAGAAGATGGTGAGCGAGAAATCCGCAATGGTGGGTATTGACGTGAGGACCCTCAAACCCGAGGAATTACTGCAAACAAGGGGTGTTTAG
- a CDS encoding 7-carboxy-7-deazaguanine synthase QueE, with protein MRVVEVFRSRQGEGPHMGEEAVFIRLAYCNLYCSWCDTKYSWHPEKAIKLGFKVETPRTMELTVDGAINLITSVGDGVNHTVITGGEPLLWKRELIELTSRLRGMGWLIEVETNGTISPRGLEGTVDEFNVSIKLAHSGVPRRIRINEGVIKEFVNLNNSIFKFVVNSWDDYDEILELITHFKIPRDRVYLMSQCTTREECTVKDGQLTKPMAKKLGVNHTPRLHIIMGFK; from the coding sequence GTGAGGGTTGTAGAGGTCTTCAGGAGTAGACAGGGCGAGGGGCCGCACATGGGTGAGGAGGCGGTCTTCATAAGGCTAGCCTACTGTAACCTCTACTGCTCATGGTGCGACACCAAGTACTCATGGCACCCAGAAAAGGCCATAAAGCTTGGGTTTAAGGTAGAGACCCCACGCACAATGGAGCTCACCGTGGATGGGGCAATAAACCTAATAACTAGCGTGGGCGATGGGGTTAACCACACAGTCATAACGGGCGGCGAACCCCTACTATGGAAGAGGGAGTTGATTGAGCTAACCAGTCGATTAAGGGGTATGGGCTGGCTCATTGAGGTTGAGACCAACGGAACCATAAGCCCCAGGGGCCTTGAGGGCACTGTCGATGAGTTTAACGTATCCATCAAACTGGCCCACTCGGGGGTTCCAAGGAGGATTAGGATTAATGAGGGTGTAATCAAGGAATTCGTGAACCTAAATAACTCGATTTTCAAGTTTGTGGTGAACTCATGGGATGATTACGATGAGATCCTGGAATTAATAACGCACTTCAAAATACCCAGGGACAGGGTCTACCTAATGAGCCAATGCACAACAAGGGAGGAGTGCACCGTGAAGGATGGGCAATTAACAAAACCCATGGCGAAAAAACTGGGTGTAAACCACACACCCAGGCTCCATATAATAATGGGCTTTAAATAA